Proteins found in one Amycolatopsis aidingensis genomic segment:
- a CDS encoding AfsR/SARP family transcriptional regulator, whose amino-acid sequence MVFQILGPVRLDVGNEAIDLRSVKLRGLLGILLLHANKPVHADYIVDGLWGGECVPADARKTLQPYVSKVRAALKKAQTGATLATEHGHYRLRTDLLSVDYHHFCHLANKGRVASQQADNDTTVHVLSRAVELWAGPPLADVTTSWAQRTREKLVLRDLHPVYRLLFRTHLALGHHDHVIQELRPLLDEYETDEAFAELYLRALAGSGDMGGLTSFFGDFSSRLLDEFDTQPSEWLVSLYERLVDEHRTPDLDMPITQVDPTARRSPPCQLPRDPSFFVGREAVLERLDSLLLRDGAPSVVALDGSPGVGKTTVAVHWARTRSTHFPDGQLYADLHGYGIDAPTRPTTVLANFLEELGVRDRVPDDVHERAALLRHTLNGRRVLVVLDNVRDSEHVRLLLTATSSCPVLITSRQKLSTLAYNEGAYTVPVTVFEPDESVSLLRHRMRDVRVAPDPAAIQNLASLCGGLPLALQIVGEHVAARSNVEVQELVDQLRGERKRLLDAGSHGDGDRSTLRAVFTWSCTALSSVAERLFRLLGLHPSPYVSTPAAAAVAGLTVAETERALEILLGAHLIQQQTSDGYRLHDLLHLYASDLVSREDTQERYAAVRRVLDWYLGSVVSAFRVLAPQLVDIPSLRLDPNVTPRSFESPEDAMSWCVRERPQVLAVCRTAVEYGFHDHMWRLVGAFTEVLRRYGDPRDLLEIHHRALESARIAGARDGEAGQLNNLGFVEFKLGEYGDAERHFRQALDIFRMIDEAAGEAIALHNIANTYLERGRYRKAVQLYQESLRISEGNDDKPGQARVYHRLGDLYQRTRRLDLAAQHYRQALKLRMNVGSPGERAQTLAQLGSLLLDKGDPAAAVRHCENALTIYDQTRDDRQAAEALRTLASAQLALAAHPAAAAAARRSVELCRSTGNLPGVARALDALAEACLAMGDSATARAKWNEALEISGETGVTIAGSIRDKLALLEAGDDVIPDDRTIPLFRQEIGSSRPAATNW is encoded by the coding sequence GTGGTGTTCCAGATTCTGGGACCGGTGCGCCTCGACGTCGGAAACGAGGCCATCGATCTTCGATCGGTCAAGCTGCGGGGCCTACTTGGGATACTGCTTCTGCACGCGAATAAGCCCGTGCACGCCGACTACATCGTGGACGGCCTGTGGGGCGGCGAATGTGTTCCGGCTGATGCGCGCAAGACCCTGCAGCCATACGTATCGAAGGTGCGTGCGGCACTGAAGAAGGCTCAGACGGGCGCGACGCTGGCCACGGAGCACGGTCACTACAGGCTTCGGACCGACCTGTTATCGGTCGACTACCACCATTTCTGTCATCTTGCCAACAAGGGGCGGGTCGCCAGTCAGCAGGCGGACAACGATACGACCGTCCACGTCCTGAGCAGGGCGGTCGAACTCTGGGCAGGACCGCCGCTGGCGGACGTGACGACGTCCTGGGCGCAACGCACCAGGGAGAAGCTGGTCCTGCGGGATCTGCATCCGGTTTATCGTCTCCTGTTCCGGACCCACCTGGCGCTCGGCCACCATGACCACGTCATTCAGGAACTGCGCCCGCTCCTGGACGAGTACGAGACGGACGAGGCGTTCGCCGAGCTGTATCTCAGGGCGCTGGCCGGATCCGGCGACATGGGAGGCCTTACCAGCTTCTTCGGCGACTTCAGCTCTCGACTACTCGATGAGTTCGACACTCAGCCCAGCGAGTGGTTGGTGTCGCTCTACGAGCGGCTTGTGGACGAACACCGAACGCCCGACCTCGACATGCCGATCACGCAGGTCGACCCGACGGCGCGCAGGTCGCCACCATGCCAGCTTCCGCGTGACCCCTCCTTCTTCGTTGGCAGGGAAGCTGTCCTGGAACGTCTCGACTCCCTCCTGCTCAGAGACGGGGCTCCATCCGTCGTCGCACTGGACGGGAGTCCGGGTGTGGGCAAGACGACCGTCGCCGTTCACTGGGCACGTACCCGCAGTACCCATTTCCCGGACGGACAACTGTACGCGGACCTCCACGGCTACGGGATCGACGCACCGACGAGGCCGACGACCGTCCTGGCCAACTTCCTGGAGGAGCTGGGAGTCCGCGACCGGGTTCCCGATGACGTCCACGAACGGGCCGCGTTGCTGCGCCACACCTTGAACGGACGCCGAGTTCTGGTCGTGCTGGACAATGTGCGCGACTCCGAACACGTGCGACTTCTGCTCACGGCGACGTCCTCGTGCCCGGTGCTGATCACCAGCAGACAGAAGCTCAGCACCCTCGCCTACAACGAGGGGGCCTACACCGTTCCGGTGACGGTTTTTGAACCGGACGAGTCGGTGAGCCTGCTGCGGCATCGCATGCGGGATGTGCGCGTGGCACCGGACCCGGCCGCGATACAGAACCTTGCCTCGCTGTGCGGAGGACTGCCGCTTGCGCTACAGATCGTCGGGGAACACGTGGCGGCACGCAGCAACGTCGAGGTCCAGGAACTCGTCGACCAGTTACGCGGCGAGCGCAAACGGTTGTTGGACGCCGGATCGCACGGAGACGGAGACCGTTCGACGCTCCGCGCTGTCTTCACATGGTCGTGCACGGCACTGTCGTCCGTAGCGGAGCGCCTTTTCCGGCTGCTCGGCCTGCACCCGAGTCCATACGTGAGCACACCAGCCGCCGCCGCGGTTGCCGGCCTCACCGTGGCCGAGACTGAGCGCGCACTCGAGATACTTCTTGGCGCACACCTGATCCAGCAGCAAACCAGCGACGGCTATCGCTTACATGACTTGTTACACCTCTACGCGAGCGACCTGGTGAGTCGGGAGGACACCCAAGAACGGTATGCTGCCGTCCGGCGCGTACTCGATTGGTATCTCGGCTCCGTCGTCAGCGCTTTTCGGGTTCTCGCGCCACAGCTGGTCGACATTCCGTCGTTGCGCCTGGATCCGAACGTGACGCCTCGGTCATTCGAGAGCCCCGAGGACGCGATGAGCTGGTGCGTGCGCGAGCGGCCCCAGGTGCTGGCCGTCTGCCGAACTGCGGTCGAGTACGGCTTTCACGATCATATGTGGCGACTCGTCGGCGCGTTCACCGAGGTACTCCGCCGGTACGGCGATCCTCGCGATCTGCTGGAGATCCACCATCGCGCGCTGGAGTCGGCGCGTATCGCCGGCGCACGAGACGGTGAGGCAGGGCAACTGAACAACCTCGGATTCGTCGAGTTCAAACTCGGCGAGTACGGCGACGCCGAAAGACACTTCCGGCAAGCGCTCGACATCTTCCGGATGATCGACGAGGCCGCAGGCGAGGCGATAGCCCTCCACAACATCGCCAACACGTACCTCGAACGCGGCCGGTACCGAAAGGCGGTGCAGCTGTACCAGGAAAGCCTCCGGATATCCGAGGGCAACGACGACAAGCCGGGGCAGGCCCGGGTGTATCACCGTCTCGGCGACCTGTACCAACGAACGCGGCGGCTCGACCTCGCAGCACAGCACTACCGCCAGGCACTGAAACTTCGCATGAACGTCGGTTCCCCCGGGGAGCGAGCGCAGACACTGGCGCAGCTGGGCAGCCTCCTGCTCGATAAGGGCGATCCGGCAGCCGCCGTGCGGCACTGTGAGAACGCGCTCACCATCTATGACCAGACACGTGATGATCGTCAGGCCGCCGAGGCGCTCCGAACACTTGCCTCCGCGCAGCTGGCGCTCGCTGCGCATCCTGCCGCCGCCGCGGCGGCTCGACGATCTGTGGAACTGTGCCGCTCCACGGGCAATCTCCCCGGCGTGGCCCGAGCGCTCGATGCTCTCGCCGAGGCATGTCTGGCGATGGGGGACAGCGCGACAGCGCGCGCGAAATGGAATGAGGCGCTAGAGATATCGGGTGAGACCGGCGTTACGATCGCAGGCTCGATACGCGACAAACTTGCGCTGCTGGAAGCCGGAGATGATGTCATCCCGGACGACCGAACCATTCCATTGTTTCGGCAAGAAATTGGGAGTTCGCGCCCGGCGGCGACCAACTGGTAG
- a CDS encoding pentapeptide repeat-containing protein produces the protein MSPSPEVWDLDPDWPTCAAAVEPACPGIRASGFDRCLTHLTTAEFETVLDRLEPGADLDLRGTTLDSDVLERLLTALTADNERGARIGFLHGTRTRFTGTAWFARVRFEGTAGFVGARFEGTARFDDAHFARHAGFTSARFARDAGFDDAHFGGTARFAAARFAGHAWFDDVRFEGTARFDDAHFARHAEFVRAHFAGNTQFACARFAGYAGFAGAHFQAAGQLGPLSAAEVVLDGAVFCRRMVVEAAAHRVSCDGARFEEGMALRLRHTQVSFQNVTLGGPSSIQGNPHAFPTILGAEGTPPEEDPSRAADQPEPEPGAGTYPDTEDLPVLLSVRETDLSEMLLIDVDLRWCRFAGAHHLDLLRIEGRSPFDRPPTGWHAGWAWPPVWRWTRRSVLAEEHHWRHDQRKSRGWRHGHDQRKARGWHSSSPGQDAVAAVGPVRLAALYRSLRKSLEDSKDQAGAGDFYYGEMEARRHSGPVRDRVVLSAYWLLSGYGQRVLRPLVALAALVGVITVLLVGWGLPDSPPPQQITGTLPVAEQQVTLAVRDASPTLPPAAQRWNWNRAGKAAQIAMSSVVFRDGGQKLTPAGTWTIMAGRFLGPALLLLAILAIRARVKR, from the coding sequence ATGTCACCGTCGCCAGAGGTGTGGGACCTCGACCCGGACTGGCCGACCTGCGCGGCGGCGGTGGAGCCAGCCTGTCCCGGTATCCGGGCCAGCGGGTTCGATCGTTGCCTCACCCATCTGACCACGGCTGAGTTCGAGACCGTCCTGGACCGCCTCGAGCCCGGTGCCGACCTGGACCTACGCGGCACCACCCTCGACAGTGACGTCCTCGAGCGCCTGCTCACTGCCCTGACCGCAGATAACGAACGCGGTGCGCGCATCGGCTTTCTCCACGGCACACGCACCCGCTTCACGGGCACCGCCTGGTTCGCCCGCGTCCGTTTCGAGGGGACCGCCGGGTTCGTCGGCGCCCGCTTCGAGGGGACCGCCAGGTTCGACGACGCACACTTCGCGAGGCACGCCGGGTTCACCAGCGCCCGCTTCGCGAGGGACGCCGGGTTCGACGACGCACACTTCGGCGGGACCGCCAGGTTCGCCGCTGCCCGCTTCGCGGGACACGCCTGGTTCGACGACGTCCGCTTCGAGGGGACCGCCAGGTTCGACGACGCACACTTCGCGAGGCACGCCGAGTTCGTCCGCGCCCACTTCGCGGGGAACACCCAGTTTGCCTGCGCCCGCTTCGCGGGGTACGCCGGGTTCGCCGGCGCCCACTTCCAGGCGGCTGGCCAGCTGGGGCCGTTGAGTGCCGCGGAGGTGGTTCTGGATGGGGCCGTGTTCTGTCGGCGGATGGTGGTGGAAGCGGCCGCGCATCGGGTGTCGTGCGATGGTGCCCGGTTCGAGGAGGGCATGGCGCTACGCCTGCGACACACGCAGGTCAGCTTCCAGAATGTGACCTTGGGCGGTCCTTCGTCGATCCAAGGAAATCCCCACGCCTTCCCAACAATCCTCGGGGCCGAGGGGACGCCGCCGGAGGAAGATCCGTCCAGGGCGGCGGACCAGCCAGAACCGGAACCCGGAGCTGGGACTTATCCGGACACCGAGGACCTACCGGTGTTGTTGTCGGTGAGGGAGACCGATCTGTCCGAGATGCTGCTGATCGATGTCGATCTACGGTGGTGCCGGTTCGCGGGGGCGCATCACCTGGATCTGCTGCGGATCGAGGGCCGCAGCCCGTTCGACCGGCCTCCGACCGGCTGGCATGCGGGCTGGGCGTGGCCACCGGTATGGCGCTGGACTCGCCGGTCTGTGCTGGCCGAGGAACACCACTGGCGCCACGACCAACGCAAGAGCCGCGGCTGGCGCCATGGCCACGACCAACGCAAGGCCCGCGGCTGGCACTCCTCCTCACCTGGGCAGGATGCGGTGGCTGCGGTCGGGCCGGTACGGCTGGCCGCGCTGTACCGATCCCTGCGCAAATCGCTGGAGGACAGCAAAGATCAAGCCGGCGCCGGGGACTTCTACTACGGCGAGATGGAAGCCCGCCGCCACTCCGGCCCCGTACGGGACCGGGTCGTGCTCAGCGCCTACTGGCTACTCTCCGGCTATGGGCAGCGCGTCCTGCGCCCCCTGGTCGCCCTCGCCGCCCTGGTCGGAGTGATCACCGTGTTGCTGGTCGGCTGGGGCCTGCCCGACTCCCCACCCCCACAGCAGATCACCGGCACCCTGCCCGTTGCCGAGCAGCAGGTCACCCTGGCCGTGCGCGACGCCTCGCCCACACTCCCACCGGCAGCGCAGCGCTGGAACTGGAACCGTGCTGGCAAAGCGGCACAGATCGCGATGAGCTCGGTCGTCTTCCGCGACGGCGGCCAGAAGCTCACCCCCGCCGGCACCTGGACCATCATGGCTGGTCGCTTCCTCGGCCCCGCACTCCTCCTCCTGGCGATCCTCGCCATCCGTGCCCGAGTCAAACGCTAA
- a CDS encoding thiopeptide-type bacteriocin biosynthesis protein, producing MPAHHLATPAASTGAPPDVLASAVHSVLAGTPPAEACTRHGLTDHDLDDAVETYCQAGSTALYDRAADAGWWQAHLEFADWRHAEHLASTVLEPHLRDWHANGLLEAWWFIRKAPCWRLRLRPANSTNALPPTAGALFDQLVDSGHLRHWQPTHYEPETLAFGGPTGISIAHRLFSADSANLLHYLGHIEPPLGRRELSLLLCTTLLRAAGLEWFETGDVWHRVTCLRTNPDHPSTAHGHHATLTHQLHTLLTYDTRPTGPIFGPNAPAATLRPWAEAFHHAGHALATAAHHATLHRGLRAVLAHHVIFHWNRLGLHTTTQHALAHAATTAIHHHEHGTQA from the coding sequence ATGCCTGCTCATCACCTAGCCACCCCAGCCGCCAGCACCGGCGCCCCGCCGGATGTCCTGGCCTCCGCAGTGCACAGCGTCCTGGCCGGCACCCCACCCGCCGAGGCCTGCACCCGCCACGGACTCACCGACCACGACCTCGACGACGCGGTGGAGACCTACTGCCAAGCCGGCAGCACCGCCCTGTACGACCGCGCCGCAGACGCCGGATGGTGGCAGGCGCACCTGGAGTTCGCCGACTGGCGCCACGCCGAACACCTCGCCAGCACCGTCCTCGAGCCACACCTACGCGACTGGCACGCCAACGGGCTACTCGAGGCCTGGTGGTTCATCCGCAAAGCGCCCTGCTGGCGCCTCCGCCTACGCCCCGCCAACAGCACAAACGCCTTGCCGCCCACTGCCGGAGCCCTCTTCGACCAGCTCGTCGACAGCGGACACCTCCGCCACTGGCAACCCACCCACTACGAACCCGAGACCCTGGCCTTCGGCGGACCGACCGGAATCAGCATCGCCCACCGCCTCTTCAGCGCCGACAGCGCCAACCTGCTCCACTACCTCGGCCACATCGAGCCACCCCTCGGCCGGCGCGAGCTCTCCCTGCTGCTGTGCACAACGCTCCTCCGTGCCGCAGGCCTGGAATGGTTCGAAACCGGCGACGTCTGGCACCGCGTCACCTGCCTACGAACCAACCCCGACCACCCCAGCACCGCGCACGGCCACCACGCCACCCTGACCCACCAACTGCACACGCTGCTGACCTACGACACCCGACCCACCGGACCCATCTTCGGACCAAACGCCCCCGCGGCCACCCTCCGGCCCTGGGCCGAAGCCTTCCACCACGCCGGACACGCCCTCGCCACCGCAGCACACCACGCCACCCTGCACCGCGGGCTCCGAGCCGTCCTCGCCCACCACGTGATCTTCCACTGGAACCGACTCGGCCTCCACACCACCACACAACACGCACTCGCCCACGCCGCCACCACCGCCATCCACCACCACGAGCACGGAACCCAAGCATGA
- a CDS encoding lanthionine synthetase C family protein, translating to MRPPTHLGADAEHVPLIDRLTYPLATPSTTAHTGQAQSLARGAAGVALWHIHQAHRNTPGARTRAHRWVQAALAEPVSNADTAGLFAGLPAITFVVHTAQDLIPEYESALEKLDAHLIRLTHRRVDAALARIDRGEPASFAEYDLLRGLTGIGQVLLHFLPTSDALERILRYLVRLTRPIRVEGDTLPGWWVGHGPDPSLPTPGGHANLGLAHGIAGPLALLATATRADITVQGQQDAVHAFCADLDQWRQNPDTGSWWPYWITRDNHTQRHITQRTPGRPSWCYGTPGIARTYQLAALATGDTARRHTAETALASCLADDTQLNQITDLGLCHGWAGLYATAARAAADSSTPALTELLPSLAQQLLRNAATSGPSEDGFLDGAAGLALALSEAADSTAPSAISGWDRCLLIT from the coding sequence ATGAGGCCCCCGACCCACCTCGGTGCCGACGCCGAGCACGTACCGCTGATCGACCGACTGACCTATCCGCTCGCGACACCGAGCACAACCGCGCACACCGGGCAGGCCCAGTCGCTGGCACGCGGGGCCGCCGGTGTCGCCCTATGGCACATCCACCAGGCGCACCGCAACACTCCAGGCGCCCGGACCCGGGCACATCGGTGGGTGCAGGCGGCACTGGCCGAACCGGTCAGCAACGCCGACACCGCCGGGCTGTTCGCCGGACTACCCGCCATCACCTTCGTCGTCCACACCGCGCAGGACCTCATCCCCGAGTACGAATCCGCCCTCGAGAAACTCGACGCCCACCTGATCCGGCTGACCCATCGCCGTGTCGACGCGGCGCTGGCCCGGATCGACCGGGGCGAGCCCGCCTCCTTCGCCGAGTACGACCTCCTGCGTGGACTGACCGGCATCGGCCAAGTCCTGCTGCACTTCCTGCCCACTTCCGACGCGCTCGAACGAATCCTGCGATACCTCGTGCGACTCACCCGACCAATACGGGTCGAGGGCGACACCCTGCCCGGCTGGTGGGTCGGCCACGGCCCCGACCCCTCGCTGCCCACACCCGGCGGGCACGCCAACCTCGGACTCGCGCACGGCATCGCCGGCCCCCTGGCCCTCCTCGCCACCGCCACCCGGGCCGACATCACCGTGCAAGGACAGCAGGACGCCGTCCACGCCTTCTGTGCCGACCTCGACCAATGGCGCCAGAACCCCGACACCGGCTCGTGGTGGCCGTACTGGATCACCCGCGACAACCACACCCAGCGGCACATCACCCAGCGAACTCCTGGACGCCCGTCCTGGTGCTACGGCACCCCCGGCATCGCCCGCACCTACCAGCTCGCCGCACTCGCCACCGGCGACACCGCCCGGCGGCACACCGCCGAAACCGCGCTGGCCTCCTGCCTTGCCGACGACACGCAACTGAACCAGATCACCGATCTCGGCCTCTGCCACGGCTGGGCAGGCCTCTACGCCACCGCCGCACGCGCCGCCGCAGACAGCAGCACCCCCGCGCTTACCGAGCTTCTGCCGTCCCTGGCCCAACAGCTCCTCAGAAACGCCGCCACCAGCGGACCGTCCGAGGACGGATTCCTCGACGGCGCCGCGGGCCTGGCCCTCGCCCTGAGCGAAGCCGCCGACAGCACCGCACCCAGTGCCATATCCGGATGGGACCGATGCCTGCTCATCACCTAG
- a CDS encoding lantibiotic dehydratase, whose protein sequence is MAAPRHFRHTGLVVVRASTDPGGLRLPRLDLHTAEGAETIGRAWLARTWDRGTVRTALRVASPALCKRITTAVSGTPLSRRQWRRLLVAVSSYLLRWRGRATPFGLFAGVTTATIGPSPRAMFGDAHAVRARLDPDRLADLISWLEHDPAVLAHLRLTVNNAGTTRGDQFVVPRPVAPARAGKTGTTSPLAGDLKAMELAVRRSRPVDAVLAAADRPVRGQELITRLERDFTASCEQVTTMLAGLIEHHILVTNLRAPATSTDPVAHLLTELDTLPPHADAHDAERVATVRDALRCLHESLSEPDLDPGAPIPCPAGIPGRHRNTASGPSGTTTVAPSTRPEPPAIEVAIDGRIQLPETVLHEAETAASTLLRLTRGPFGTGAWRDYHQRFRDRYGTGAVVGVRELVSDAGLGYPVGFLGAARDHPVRPLTDRDAVVQRMVQEAVLDGGTEIHLSADDIEQLTVGDHTQLVPPERVEIAFRLHAHSANALQRGRFQLWVTGAPPTSSSMIGRFAPLLDAPARDRLAASYATSDPDVMVAQLSFPPRRPRNDAVTRVPCLMPWLLPIAEHPTVKTDTDGKPGRLTLQDLAVTASATRFFLIHCPTGKRVQAHVPHALETTVFTPPLVRFIAELATARSAVWGPFDFGAARTLPFLPRIRAGRSVLAPARWLLDSADLPGPRAEPRDWQDALAAWRHRWRVPAQVVLCEGEQRLPLDLEDPTQLSLLRTRLRRGTEVELRETARPADQEWIGRAAEFVVPLTTTHPDRTRAMPRTGPTRSTGTDDRNASRPHLPMTSTLLMAQVDGHPQRFDTILTTHLPQLRDRIRDAAVRTWFRRHHDTTRPESDHYLQLWVRLTSTDQYGTVAAQIAEWTAELRQAALAAHLRFDTAWTQPGKYGTDLPAAEQVFATDSAAALAQLGLVQDAHLPNPVVAAVSMADLATALAPTPHQGWRWLTTVLGQQHGPTDPTLREHALHLAKHLGHPTHEPRPHHTAAEAAVLTAWAHRRTALTEYRTRLDRDPSTVLRALLHDHVTRAVAVHPEQEEATNRLARAIALRATALASQEHP, encoded by the coding sequence ATGGCAGCACCACGGCACTTCCGCCACACCGGGCTGGTGGTGGTGCGGGCCAGCACCGACCCGGGCGGACTGCGCCTGCCCCGGCTGGATCTGCACACCGCCGAGGGCGCCGAGACCATCGGCCGCGCATGGTTGGCGCGGACGTGGGACCGCGGGACCGTGCGCACCGCGCTGCGGGTGGCCAGCCCTGCCCTCTGCAAGCGGATCACCACCGCCGTGTCGGGCACCCCGTTGAGCCGTCGGCAGTGGCGACGACTCCTCGTGGCCGTGTCGTCCTACCTCCTGCGGTGGCGAGGGAGAGCAACCCCGTTCGGCCTGTTCGCCGGTGTCACCACGGCCACGATCGGCCCATCGCCCCGGGCCATGTTCGGCGACGCCCACGCCGTGCGCGCACGCCTCGATCCGGACCGGCTGGCCGACCTGATCTCCTGGCTGGAACACGACCCCGCCGTGCTGGCCCATCTCCGACTGACCGTCAACAACGCCGGGACGACCCGCGGGGACCAGTTCGTCGTGCCCAGGCCGGTGGCCCCGGCCCGCGCGGGCAAGACCGGCACCACGTCTCCGCTCGCCGGGGACCTCAAGGCGATGGAGCTGGCGGTGCGCCGCAGCCGCCCAGTGGACGCCGTCCTCGCCGCAGCCGACCGACCTGTGCGCGGGCAGGAGCTGATCACGCGGCTGGAGCGGGACTTCACGGCCTCGTGCGAGCAGGTCACCACGATGCTGGCCGGGCTGATCGAGCACCACATTCTGGTGACGAACCTGCGGGCTCCCGCCACCAGCACCGATCCGGTGGCCCACCTGCTCACCGAACTCGACACCCTCCCGCCGCACGCCGATGCCCACGACGCGGAACGGGTGGCCACAGTCCGCGATGCGCTGCGTTGCCTGCACGAATCGCTATCCGAGCCCGATCTCGACCCTGGTGCCCCGATACCGTGCCCCGCCGGCATCCCCGGTCGGCACCGCAACACCGCGAGCGGCCCGAGCGGCACAACGACCGTCGCGCCCTCGACCAGGCCGGAGCCGCCAGCGATCGAGGTCGCCATCGACGGGCGTATCCAACTGCCGGAAACGGTGCTACACGAGGCCGAGACCGCGGCGTCGACGTTGTTGCGGCTGACCCGCGGCCCGTTCGGCACCGGCGCCTGGCGCGACTACCACCAGCGCTTCCGTGACCGCTACGGAACGGGCGCCGTGGTGGGAGTCCGCGAGCTGGTCTCCGATGCCGGCCTGGGGTATCCGGTGGGGTTCCTCGGCGCCGCCCGCGACCACCCGGTGCGACCGCTGACCGACCGCGACGCCGTTGTCCAACGGATGGTCCAGGAGGCCGTGCTCGACGGAGGCACCGAGATCCACCTGTCCGCGGACGACATCGAGCAACTCACCGTGGGCGACCACACGCAGCTGGTCCCGCCCGAGCGGGTCGAGATCGCCTTCCGCCTGCACGCCCACTCCGCCAACGCCCTGCAGCGCGGACGCTTCCAATTATGGGTAACGGGCGCTCCGCCCACCTCCAGCAGCATGATCGGACGCTTCGCTCCCCTACTCGATGCGCCCGCCCGCGACCGGTTGGCCGCCAGCTACGCGACATCGGACCCCGACGTGATGGTGGCGCAACTATCGTTCCCACCACGGCGGCCGCGCAACGACGCCGTCACCCGGGTCCCGTGCCTCATGCCGTGGCTGCTGCCCATCGCCGAACACCCCACTGTGAAGACCGATACGGACGGCAAGCCGGGCCGTCTTACTCTGCAGGACCTCGCGGTGACCGCCAGCGCCACGCGGTTCTTCCTGATTCACTGTCCGACCGGAAAGCGGGTCCAGGCCCACGTGCCGCACGCGCTGGAAACGACGGTGTTCACCCCACCGCTGGTGCGGTTCATCGCCGAGCTGGCCACGGCCCGCAGCGCGGTCTGGGGGCCGTTCGACTTCGGCGCCGCCCGGACCTTGCCGTTCCTGCCCAGAATCCGGGCCGGGCGAAGCGTGCTGGCACCAGCACGGTGGCTCCTGGATTCAGCCGACCTCCCGGGCCCGCGGGCGGAACCGCGCGACTGGCAGGACGCGCTCGCCGCGTGGCGACACCGGTGGCGCGTGCCCGCGCAGGTCGTGCTGTGTGAGGGCGAGCAGCGGCTACCACTCGACCTCGAGGACCCCACCCAGCTCAGCCTGCTTCGTACCCGGCTGCGCCGCGGGACCGAGGTGGAACTACGCGAAACCGCCCGGCCCGCCGACCAGGAGTGGATCGGCCGCGCAGCCGAGTTCGTCGTCCCGCTCACCACCACGCACCCGGACCGAACGCGCGCGATGCCGCGTACCGGCCCCACCAGGTCCACGGGCACCGATGACCGGAATGCGTCCCGTCCTCACCTGCCTATGACCTCGACGCTGCTGATGGCGCAGGTCGACGGCCATCCACAACGGTTCGACACCATCCTCACCACGCACCTCCCGCAACTCCGCGACCGCATCCGCGACGCCGCCGTGCGGACGTGGTTTCGCCGCCACCACGACACCACCCGCCCCGAATCCGACCACTACCTGCAACTCTGGGTGCGTCTCACCAGCACCGACCAGTACGGCACGGTCGCGGCCCAGATCGCCGAATGGACCGCCGAGCTGCGCCAGGCCGCGTTGGCCGCGCACCTGCGCTTCGACACCGCGTGGACCCAGCCCGGCAAGTACGGCACCGACCTTCCCGCAGCGGAACAGGTCTTCGCGACCGATTCGGCCGCCGCGCTGGCCCAGCTCGGCCTCGTCCAGGACGCTCATCTACCCAACCCGGTGGTCGCCGCCGTGTCGATGGCCGACCTGGCGACCGCGCTCGCCCCGACACCACACCAGGGATGGCGATGGCTGACCACCGTCCTCGGCCAGCAGCACGGCCCGACCGACCCCACCCTGCGCGAGCACGCCCTGCACCTCGCAAAGCATCTCGGCCACCCCACCCACGAACCACGACCACACCACACCGCGGCCGAAGCCGCGGTGCTCACCGCGTGGGCGCACCGCCGGACCGCTCTCACCGAGTACCGAACCCGCCTCGACCGCGACCCGTCGACCGTGCTGCGGGCGCTGCTGCACGACCACGTCACCCGCGCGGTCGCCGTCCACCCCGAACAGGAAGAGGCAACCAACCGGCTCGCCCGCGCGATCGCCCTGCGCGCCACGGCACTCGCCTCCCAGGAGCACCCATGA
- a CDS encoding FxLD family lanthipeptide encodes MSSATSTLPHTTNPNASAARSAASPDGDFTLDFQVIEAAYPLAKLSCDTSDGCGQTCSTSACNSQANNPA; translated from the coding sequence ATGTCCAGCGCCACCAGCACGCTGCCCCACACCACGAACCCCAACGCATCGGCCGCGCGCTCCGCCGCCAGCCCCGACGGGGATTTCACGCTCGACTTCCAGGTGATCGAGGCGGCCTACCCACTGGCGAAGCTGTCCTGCGACACCAGCGACGGGTGCGGCCAGACCTGCTCGACCAGTGCCTGCAACAGCCAGGCCAACAACCCCGCCTGA